Proteins encoded together in one Rana temporaria chromosome 6, aRanTem1.1, whole genome shotgun sequence window:
- the LOC120942766 gene encoding taste receptor type 2 member 8-like, with product MFPPELSLLISSVMGLVLAIPSNTCIVMGNLEIVRKKGKLSPSDVIFLGKGILNILLQCVMSLQAMIFALYSSVLYIREVRVFLNTFIYFLIYYSFWLTFWLSAHYCTSITNLSYGFFIWIKRIVSNFLSHLLLLTALGMFPVSVLYNWAVEWESHIQSSENTTEDSIYATYHVIVSYFVPINTLGCILPFCLSLLCLVLTFSFLLRHVWRVKNNDSGSTRPNLQAHVTALRTISFLLLMFIFFCVSPVLLFIHKSSNITEFIPIISWISRILSPSVEAAIIFQASNKLRRIILRRFWARSRRNTET from the coding sequence ATGTTCCCTCCGGAATTATCTCTTTTGATCTCTTCAGTCATGGGACTGGTCTTGGCAATCCCTTCTAACACTTGTATTGTGATGGGTAATCTGGAGATCGTCAGAAAGAAAGGGAAGTTGAGTCCCTCCGATGTGATCTTTCTGGGGAAGGGAATTCTGAATATTCTCCTCCAGTGTGTGATGAGCCTACAGGCAATGATCTTTGCACTTTACTCTTCAGTCTTATACATTAGAGAAGTACGGGTGTTCTTGAACACATTCATTTACTTCCTAATATACTACAGCTTCTGGTTGACCTTCTGGCTCTCGGCTCATTACTGTACCAGCATCACCAATCTCAGCTATGGGTTCTTCATCTGGATAAAGAGAATTGTGTCCAATTTCCTGAGTCACCTTCTACTCCTGACAGCACTTGGGATGTTCCCTGTGAGTGTTCTGTATAATTGGGCTGTTGAGTGGGAAAGTCATATCCAATCATCAGAGAACACTACAGAAGACTCTATTTATGCAACTTACCATGTAATTGTTTCCTATTTTGTGCCTATAAACACCCTAGGCTGCATTCTTCCATTCTGCCTTAGTCTTCTGTGTCTGGTCCTCACTTTCTCCTTTCTGCTCAGACACGTCTGGAGGGTGAAGAATAACGACTCGGGATCAACACGTCCAAATCTTCAGGCTCATGTCACGGCACTGAGGACAATCTCCTTCTTACTTCTCATGTTCATATTCTTCTGCGTGTCTCCGGTTCTTCTGTTTATTCACAAATCCTCAAATATCACAGAATTTATTCCTATAATCAGTTGGATTTCACGAATATTATCCCCATCGGTGGAGGCCGCCATCATCTTCCaggccagcaacaagctgagaagGATCATTCTGAGAAGATTCTGGGCCAGAAGCCGGAGGAACACAGAGACTTAA